One Rissa tridactyla isolate bRisTri1 chromosome 1, bRisTri1.patW.cur.20221130, whole genome shotgun sequence DNA segment encodes these proteins:
- the CD58 gene encoding lymphocyte function-associated antigen 3 isoform X1, which yields MEDNFLTQMVGEPTRGGALLDLLFTNKEGLVGDVEVGGRLGLSDHEMVKFSIHSEVRKGVNKTSILDFRCADFSLFRTLVGRVPWAVVLRDKGAQEGWTLFKREILKAQEQAVPMRRKIKGRGKWPAWMNKELLMGLKEKRKVYHLWKRGQATQEEYRDRVRSYREKIRKAKAQLELNLAINIRDNKKSFYKYINKKRVTENVHPLLDAGGNLATKDEEKAEILNAFFASVFNSQTSYPQGVQLLGLEDKNGEQDNPPVIQEEVVNDLLMHLDTHKSMGPDGIHPKVLRELAGELTKPLSIIYQQSWSTGEVSDDWRVANVTPIYKKGRKEDPGNYRPVSLTSVPGKIMERIILSELSRALYQAEQHPDVQVCR from the exons atggaggataacttcctgacacaaatggtaggtgagcctaccaggggaggtgccttgctagacctactgttcacgaacaaagaagggctagtgggggacgtggaggtcggaggtcgtcttgggcttagtgaccatgaaatggttaagttttccatccatagtgaggtaaggaagggggttaacaaaacctccatcttggacttccggtgcgcagactttagcctgttcagaaccctggttgggagagtcccatgggcggtagtcctgagagacaaaggagcccaggaaggctggacgctcttcaagagggaaatcctaaaggcccaggagcaggctgtccccatgaggcgcaaaattaaagggcggggaaaatggccggcctggatgaacaaagagctcttgatgggacttaaggaaaaaaggaaggtttaccacctttggaagagaggacaggcaactcaggaggagtacagagatcgtgttaggtcatacagagaaaaaatcaggaaggcaaaagcccagctggaactcaacctggcaattaacataagggacaacaaaaaaagtttctataaatacatcaacaaaaagagagtgacagagaatgtccatcccttactggatgcggggggaaaccttgcaaccaaggacgaggagaaggctgagatacttaatgccttctttgcctctgtctttaatagtcagaccagctacccccagggtgttcagcttcttgggctggaagataagaatggagaacaggacaacccccctgtaatccaggaggaagtagttaatgatttgcttatgcacctggacacgcataagtctatggggccggacgggattcacccaaaggttctcagggagctggcaggagagctcaccaagcctctctccattatctatcaacaatcctggtcaacaggagaggtgtcggatgactggagggtggccaatgtgacgcccatctacaagaagggccggaaggaggatcccggaaactacaggcctgtcagcctgacctctgtaccgggaaagatcatggagaggatcatcctgagtgagctctcaag AGCTCTCTACCAAGCAGAACAGCACCCTGATGTCCAAGTGTGCAGATGA